One window from the genome of Gopherus evgoodei ecotype Sinaloan lineage chromosome 2, rGopEvg1_v1.p, whole genome shotgun sequence encodes:
- the LOC115647260 gene encoding leucine-rich repeat-containing protein 61-like produces the protein LGECASLEWLDLSGNAIAHLGPLAALKSLAVLNLSANRICSLEPLGACESLQSLNVAGNLLGSLQQLQCLAGLRRLESLRLHDARACLSNPVCATGAYRSALGDLLPGLKAIDGERVSGRGSELYQLCRDLDSSLERGGSGGAGSLEPPGTALPWVEEGYWEQRPARRSSIMEEAYKQFNDVLQECRELSERADDTISQAERALSVRSDPSSYVF, from the coding sequence CTGGGCGAGTGCGCCAGCCTGGAGTGGCTGGACCTCTCCGGCAACGCCATCGCCCACCTGGGCCCCCTGGCTGCCCTCAAGTCCCTGGCTGTCCTCAACCTCTCGGCCAACCGCATCTGCAGCCTGGAGCCACTCGGTGCCTGCGAGAGCCTGCAGAGCCTCAACGTAGCCGGCAACCTGCTgggcagcctgcagcagctgcagtgccTGGCGGGGCTGCGCCGGCTGGAGAGCCTGCGTCTGCACGACGCCCGGGCCTGCCTCAGCAACCCCGTCTGCGCCACCGGGGCCTACCGCAGCGCCCTGGGGGACCTGCTCCCCGGCCTCAAGGCCATCGACGGCGAGAGGGTCTCCGGGCGCGGCAGCGAGCTCTACCAGCTCTGCAGGGACCTGGACAGCTCCCTGGAGCGGGGCGGCAGCGGCGGGGCGGGCAGCCTGGAGCCGCCGGGCACGGCCCTGCCCTGGGTGGAGGAGGGCTACTGGGAGCAGAGGCCGGCTCGGCGCAGCTCCATCATGGAGGAGGCCTACAAGCAGTTCAACGACGTGCTGCAGGAGTGCCGGGAGCTGAGCGAGAGGGCGGACGACACCATCTCCCAGGCGGAGCGGGCCCTGAGCGTCCGCAGCGACCCCAGCTCCTACGTCTTCTGA